tgctacatatctcttccaaaaaaaaaagagctcttCAACCGGccatctctagagcaagtggcaaaagatttggtgattggtatccgaggtcccaaattcgaattctaatttattcacattttcagctaagtttatttctaaataaaataaatgaaacgaatagcgcgctacctatctctcaaaaaaaacaaatggcTCTTCAAATTACTTAGTTCATGGCCAGCTTTTAGTACTACTATTTACGGTGATACTTGAAACGTAGTGTTTACTATTCTTTCTACTAAAACACTGCCAAATTAGGCCGTCGTTACTCTTATTAATAACTGTAGAAATTTATTCGATTGCATCTAAATATTACTCTCCTATGttagaaaagatcaaaatataGAAACTTATGATCTTGCCAATGTAACTTAATGATCATAATTCTTCTactgtctaatttttttatcgTCTTTGATGTATTTCTAATTTGCTAATAAAATTGCCAACggattttctctcaaaaaaaataataatttagaagtATCCCTACAAGAAAGAATATGGGATCTAGAGTAGGTTAGTCCAAGATAGAATATTTCAGATGGAGTTTAATAACTCCGGAAgaattatttgttttaataaaaatttgatgtaacTTTTATACTCTCTAATCCAAATGTTTAGACactcttcaaaaattttaaattaaatataaaaaataataaaacaaagtgtgaaaatttaatttttggtcCAGCTGAGTATAAAATTACACCTGATTTTTtgatatacaaataaaatagcGTTGCTCAAATTCatatttgagaaaataaaagaaggccaaaatgtatagaacttatctaaactatgactaattaatcttttaaattttttattttacaatccAACTTTTGATGAATCAGTCGGCagtattttaacttcaaattttaaatatattatttatatttacagatttaattagtataatttatataattttcataattataaatttattaaagtaaataataagcttaaattttgaaatcaaagtatTCTCAGCTAACtcaaattaactaaattgaaagattctaatagcaaaattaaaatttcaaaaatagtatatttaaaatattccaTAATAATTCTAagaaattttatacatttttacacGGCAAATGGAATGGAGCACCCCAAGCAGTGCGTTATGTTGACTTTTTGCGTTCGCCGGGTCAACGCAGTATTCACGCTGGTGGCGTATCCACCTCGCGTTGAATAAAAATCCATCCACTAACGCCAAAAGTCAACGCACCATACCCCAAGAAACGAACTGAGTCAAATGATTCGACCGGTTCAATGGATTACATaatggttgaaaaaaaaaaagaaaaaaaaaaagaaggggcaTCCCTCATTTGTATTTGGTTTTGAAATAGaccttcattttttattttttcagtaatattttttaaaaaatttgtgcaagtctttttatttttgtaatttaaaagtATGAATGCTCTGACCTCTAAAATAATAATCTGAATAATAACTAGTAAGGGAGTGACTTGCTAATTTTTAAACTTCGAGCAATTGATAACTAATAATTAATCTCTAAATAAAGCTAttaactttaataaaatttttcattttattagcTACAATAACTTaaccaaaaaattaataataataaagtcaaGATAGtgtctaatatatattttatatattatataaatatacgtGGACTTGTTCCAAGCCCAACCATTGGAGTAACCGCTATTTCCACCAATAATTGACAAAATAATTGTCTAAAGAGAAGGGGCCTAAGAATTCAACGAATCAaacaaaagtttcaaaaaattAACCCAAATTTTCACGTATAATTTAAGACgtgtattttctcactttaatactctgtagTCTAAAATAATAGCACTTTActactctataatttttttttttctttccgttaATTTCGacattaattttttcgttaaatcagtaaaaaaattaaaattaaaagatactaaaaaaaaattcggtataccatagagtactaaagtaaatattcgataaatcatatgtgagatatctaaaattttttgtatataattttataaatagttACCGGAGGTATtgtcaaaaagagaaaaataaaatcacggaaaacttaaataatatactttaaaatatataatactaaagtgagaaaatacaaaactacaaaTGTGGTATTTAAAGCTTAccctaaaataatatatttttgtcgCGACAATACACATTGGGCAACCAAACAGGACTTGGTAATTACAGTATCATCATGTATTGGTTGGTGAGGAAATTAGAGGCATTACATTACACGCTTccttaaaatactaatttttaacccgtcacgatATTACGTCCGATGAAAAGTGCAGCgaaaatatattatgtttatttttgtaaGAAGTAATGCATCAAATAAGATAGATAATTACGAGAGAagcatacttttttttatacttttgtaCAGTTCTGGATCAATAGCATTAAGGGGCTATTTGGTTatacgcatttgcaactgcagtgcagttgcaaatgcgtgcagcctcaattcctttgtttggtttagtgtagttgagttcaactgctgcagttccaactgcacaagaaggcccaaatgctgcagttggaactacatccaaattggtcgtagttccaactgcagcagttggtgagggataggatcacccacaaattaataataataaataaataaataaatagctaaataaataaataatatatgtatataggtaaataaaaatacttataaataaactcatactaataaaattttttagacaatacaagctttgtgcaaaaaattaatttttttaaatttattttatttaaaatataaatatagtttttttttctaaatttttatagaatgtgatcgtgtatgttaatttaataagttttaattaattataattattaaaattgataaaaaaaatgagagaatcgtttaaatttttaaagtttgatttacatattaaaattaaataaattaaaaattttaaatatgtcgattaataagttgaagaattattgaaaaatataaaaatattatatatatctacttatttatttataaatagtaaatttaaataattaagaaatttatataattattttatgtttagtgaaggtaacCTCACCACTTTATCTgaagaggtgacaaaattcataaatacaactatcagcttcatattaccaaacagaagaaatataactgcagcagttgcaactgcgtaaaaccaaacagactaggtgtagttataactgcagcatttgtaactgcatgtatttccaactacactgtttctgcaactacatccaaccaaacggtccCTAAGTGGGTcctaatattaaaaaagtatGCTCCGATAAGCAGATCTTACATTCTACGATTcgagaattttaaaatttcttttgaatTCTTTATTTTAGCATTAAAAAGAAGTTTGATAAGATGTATGAGTAAATCTGGACCTTTTTAGAGATTaaggtgtaaaatttacacctaGATTAGATGTGTACGTGTAGCATTACTCGAATATCAAACaagtgaaaataataataataataataatataataataataacaacaacaacgcTATTCTTTTCCATTTATTTTCtctgaattttgaattttctttttcctctgttgctttttttttttttcccctttaaaAATTTCCCCTGTTTTTTAAGAGCTAGAGAATGTTAAACCCATTTGGAATATCTTTATCTGGGAATGCAAATGGGCCGGGTAGTGTGTGGGCCATGAACAGCCCAATAGTGATGCGACAAACCTATGGGCCATAATGGGCTTGACCAGACTCAACGACTGATTTAGAAATTTAACCCCAGATTGGCcaagtaaacaaaaataatatttaggtGAAACTACTACCACCAACCCAGCTTAATGtgagattattattatatatttgaattagctctacattttgtaatttttcaaagaTATTGGCAGAAACATGTAAAATGCCAAAGTTTTTATATGGTTGAATCCacaaataaagtaaaatgaacATCTACGGTATCAGAACTACAAGCTTAAACCTGCTCCAGATGCTAATTCAAAACAAATCTTACCATGAGAATGCGAACCGGAAAATCCCATTTCCTTCTTGCTCGCATATGCCAATCTTaccaaagaaaaaggaaaatattgtTAACAATGATTCCGAACCTATAAATACTAGAGTACACACCAGATTAATCTAACTCATGGATGCACAGAATATAAGAGTGCCTAGCGAAAATTGAGAGAGTTGttatgaaattttagaaaagttTGCAAGGAAATATAGTTCTAGTCATACATAGGAAGTTAAAGAATCGATTTTGATCCCTCTAAATAGGTAGAATCAAAGGGCGTAGTTGCGGTTGTACATGTCACAAGTAAAAATACTTGTCATACCGCAAACAAATTGTTCTTGTAGAAAAGAGTCCAATTCGAATCGTCGGAAGAGATCAGCTCAGCTCCTTCTGTGCTAATGGAGTCCGAACATGAAATTGGTCCCGAAGAAATGATCTCGGCGCCCTCTTTGTGTCCACTTCCACTGCAAGTGAATTCGACAGACCCGAAACCGCATGCCGCCTCTCGGTTCCCTCCGTCTTTTGACAGAGAAATTCTCTCATGATCAAACTCATCCTCGTCATCCGACAGCCATTGGCAGCAATCCAACTCGCCCATCTCGAAGATCCGACTAACTAGCCCTTCTCGCCAGGAAATTCTCGTCGCCGAACGAACTTTTCTGCCAGAGATGCTATTGTCACAGAATGGCTTTCTAAAACAGCTTAAGTCGATCGATTCGAAAGGCGTTTCCTGGGGTCCAAACTGGAAGCTGTGCACCGACAGTGCTAACAAGCTAGCTTCATCACTGTCCATTCTCTTCGAAGATAAGCTAATGGATTTGAGAACTTCTGAAATGGCATCCACTTCATGTACTGAAAAGTTGGGTGCTTGTTTTGCTGTCGAATTGACATTGCAAGTGTTATCAGTCCACGATGACTCGCCGGAAAATGGCGACCTTTCCGCATTGGGGCCGTAGCGGTAGCCGCCGCTTTCTTGCTGAACTCTAGGAAGCTTAGGCATAGACGATTTCGACGCCCTTTTCAATATCATCGAGAAAGGACTGAGACTACTATCGGTAGTAGGAGTTTTCTGAATACCGAAACCCGAAGATGGTGTTGTTTGTAATGGCGAAGCGCCGCCGTGAGAAAATCTCCAAAGATCGGCGGAATAATTAGCCGCCGAAAAAGAGCATTTTGGTAAGATTAACTCTTCTTCCTTGTGAATACTCTCTTCTCCATCCTCACAGGGAGAGAGAAGCCAATTTACGGATGCTTCGGCTTCGCAGTGAGCTTTAGAGAATGAACTGAAGCTGCTACTTGGATCCCCAGGGGAAGAAGAGAGCCAGTGAATTGAAGCCCCAGCAAGCGGAGGCGGTATCGAAGAGAGCGGCGACTCGTCGAAGTGCTTCTCGCGAAGCTCCACCGATTCCGCGGGCTCGTCTCGGCCGACGGCGAGAATCCCCCTCGGCCGGCACTTCCGCCGATCGTGGACACCGGCGACGACGTGGCCCGCGGCGAAGCATACGGGCGTCGGGGCCACGGAGGACGCGCAGGGGACTTCGGGGGAGATAGAAGCTTGAATCGGGGGCGTCGCGCTCGTACCTGATTTGGGGCTAATCAACGAGGGCTTCGCCTCCGCCTTCTTCGTCTTCTCCGGCGTGGTGGCGCCGTCGCCGTGGAACCCTACCTCGAAGCTGAGCTCGGGAGATGGCTTCTTCGAACCGCTCGGCCTCGTCGTCTTCTTCGgagggtttctagggtttcgggAGGGGAGGGTTCGCGGATTGGGAGGGGCCGATCTGGGGGTCGATAGGGTCCGATTTGATCGGGCGATCGGGTTcttcgaggaggaggaggaggaggaggaattgGACAAGAGGAAGCGGAAGCACCCGGATCGCGGGGCCTCACCGGAGCCGGAGAGGGGAGGACGGGAGCCGCCATTAATGTCGGTGAGGGGGCTTCGTCTAGGGCTCggcttcgtcttcgtcttcgtcgtcttcgtcgtcgtccCCTTCatctccacctccgcctccgagCTCCTCCTCCCTCCGAACACTCCGAGCTTCGATGGCTTGTTCATGGCAGTGTTCGCTCCGCCTCTGTTCGTACATAGATCCGTTGGAAAAAGgaggaaaccaaaaaaaaaaagagggtttttttGAATTGAGATGAAGAGGAGACACCTCGAGATTCGACGAACTTAGCTTACTTTGTTTATACCGACGAAAATGCTATACGGTAAATTGCATGTTAGTGCCTAAACTTTCCTGGTATTACGATACAGTCCCCTTTAACTATTCACTTCAACCCCGCAGCCCTTCGTACAaatcttttcaaaatttcttgTCAGTATAGCTTTTGATCAAAACCTAAGacgtataaatatataaatctgCACTAGGTACTCTAACAGTAAAATTTAGATAGTTTAGCTCACATTCGTTGATCATATTAtataagtaaaatttattatataaattaa
The nucleotide sequence above comes from Ananas comosus cultivar F153 linkage group 17, ASM154086v1, whole genome shotgun sequence. Encoded proteins:
- the LOC109723129 gene encoding uncharacterized protein LOC109723129; its protein translation is MNKPSKLGVFGGRRSSEAEVEMKGTTTKTTKTKTKPSPRRSPLTDINGGSRPPLSGSGEAPRSGCFRFLLSNSSSSSSSSKNPIARSNRTLSTPRSAPPNPRTLPSRNPRNPPKKTTRPSGSKKPSPELSFEVGFHGDGATTPEKTKKAEAKPSLISPKSGTSATPPIQASISPEVPCASSVAPTPVCFAAGHVVAGVHDRRKCRPRGILAVGRDEPAESVELREKHFDESPLSSIPPPLAGASIHWLSSSPGDPSSSFSSFSKAHCEAEASVNWLLSPCEDGEESIHKEEELILPKCSFSAANYSADLWRFSHGGASPLQTTPSSGFGIQKTPTTDSSLSPFSMILKRASKSSMPKLPRVQQESGGYRYGPNAERSPFSGESSWTDNTCNVNSTAKQAPNFSVHEVDAISEVLKSISLSSKRMDSDEASLLALSVHSFQFGPQETPFESIDLSCFRKPFCDNSISGRKVRSATRISWREGLVSRIFEMGELDCCQWLSDDEDEFDHERISLSKDGGNREAACGFGSVEFTCSGSGHKEGAEIISSGPISCSDSISTEGAELISSDDSNWTLFYKNNLFAIGICEQEGNGIFRFAFSW